One part of the Rutidosis leptorrhynchoides isolate AG116_Rl617_1_P2 chromosome 1, CSIRO_AGI_Rlap_v1, whole genome shotgun sequence genome encodes these proteins:
- the LOC139887584 gene encoding uncharacterized protein, with amino-acid sequence MKIVSLNIRGFKQEGKVKWFKEICNQSRADIIAVQETKCGLVGDNWVEFLWGSKDFGFIQKEAIGRSGGMLLIWDTNAFVVNQAVERDYFLAIKGNWKGHNCETIIVNVYGPHSDDKKKEMWTSLGLMEYGDVAWVFCGDFNEVRSMDERKNSQFHERKAARFNRFIDSTRLIEVPLV; translated from the coding sequence ATGAAGATAGTATCACTTAATATTCGAGGATTCAAACAGGAAGGTAAAGTGAAGTGGTTTAAGGAGATTTGTAATCAGTCGAGGGCCGATATTATTGCGGTTCAGGAAACTAAATGTGGCCTGGTCGGGGATAATTGGGTAGAGTTTTTGTGGGGCTCGAAAGATTTCGGATTCATTCAGAAAGAAGCAATAGGCAGATCGGGGGGAATGTTGTTGATTTGGGATACTAATGCATTTGTAGTTAACCAAGCTGTTGAGAGAGATTATTTTTTAGCAATTAAAGGTAATTGGAAAGGTCATAATTGTGAAACGATAATTGTCAATGTTTACGGGCCGCATAGTGACGATAAAAAGAAGGAGATGTGGACCAGTTTAGGTCTAATGGAGTATGGTGATGTGGCGTGGGTTTTTTGTGGTGATTTCAATGAGGTAAGGAGTATGGATGAGAGAAAAAATAGCCAATTCCACGAAAGGAAAGCTGCTCGTTTCAATAGGTTCATTGATAGCACTAGGTTGATTGAAGTCCCACTGGTTTGA